In the Euphorbia lathyris chromosome 5, ddEupLath1.1, whole genome shotgun sequence genome, one interval contains:
- the LOC136231298 gene encoding cyclin-D5-1-like → MADFDDSLSLSSLLCQEDEVSCFNLTDDFNFNPYDTTFESAFVLESEEIEYIESMVERESRSFESHDDCSINMFNWLKCARLDAIEWIFNTRAVFGFRFHTAYLSVIYFDRFLSKRSIDDGKLWAIRLLSVACLSLAAKMEECRVPTLSEFSMDDYSFENKVIQRMELLVLNTLEWKMGLITPFSYLHYFINKIYGESRSKDTISRAAELILAVIKEINLLDHRPSIVAVAAVLAASDSKLTRQELELKMKLISSWGSLENENIFSCYIIMQEIENGKDKTPKKQVISPNSSSSVHSSLLLENLSFNSTGAATKRRLTYNECDQNCPVKKISQEP, encoded by the exons ATGGCAGACTTTGACGATTCTTTGTCTTTGTCTAGTCTTCTCTGTCAAGAGGATGAAGTTTCCTGCTTCAATCTCACTGACGATTTCAATTTCAATCCTTATGATACAACTTTCGAGTCTGCCTTTGTTTTAGAGAGCGAAGAGATTGAATATATTGAGAGTATGGTTGAAAGAGAGAGTCGGAGTTTTGAATCGCACGATGATTGCTCTATCAACATGTTTAATTGGTTAAAATGTGCTCGATTGGATGCAATTGAATGGATTTTCAAT ACAAGAGCAGTTTTTGGGTTTCGATTCCATACAGCTTATCTTTCAGTTATTTACTTTGATCGGTTCCTTTCGAAAAGATCAATCGAT GATGGGAAATTGTGGGCTATCCGATTATTATCGGTGGCTTGTTTATCATTAGCGGCAAAGATGGAGGAATGCAGAGTGCCAACATTGTCGGAGTTTTCAATGGATGATTACAGCTTTGAAAATAAGGTAATTCAAAGAATGGAGTTGCTGGTATTGAATACCTTGGAGTGGAAAATGGGTTTAATCACTCCTTTCTCTTATCTACATTACTTCATCAATAAAATCTATGGTGAATCTAGATCCAAAGATACAATTTCCAGAGCTGCAGAGCTTATTCTGGCTGTgattaaag AGATTAATTTGCTTGATCATCGGCCATCAATTGTCGCAGTAGCTGCAGTACTAGCAGCATCAGATAGTAAATTAACAAGACAAGAATTGGAACTCAAGATGAAGCTAATTTCATCATGGGGTTCACTTGAAAAT GAGAATATATTTTCCTGTTATATTATAATGCAGGAAATAGAAAATGGAAAAGATAAAACACCAAAAAAGCAAGTGATTTCTCCGAATTCATCCTCATCAGttcattcttctcttcttctagaGAATTTGTCCTTCAATTCAACAGGAGCTGCAACTAAAAGAAGACTCACATACAATGAATGTGATCAAAATTGTCCAGTAAAGAAAATCTCTCAGGAGCCATAA